The region AGCATTAAATTTACAAAATTACTTCAAAttacttttcttaatttataaTCATTGTTGATGCTTAAAAGTTGCATAGTGAAAGTGTgagaaaattcaattaaatgcGGGTGttgatgtaaaaaaattatCGATGcagaataaaatttaaattgattaagggtttagattttaaaataatgacCTCCAGCTATGCTTGTTAAACAATATATAGACAAAGGAAAGGTCTAGTCTTGAATATACATGCAACAATGCTTTAGGGCATTGAAGGCGTGAATAAGCCAAGGAGTTAGCAACAACTAAAATGCAAAAGCATAGACTCAAAGAGCTTTAAAACAATCTTTTTCACACTCCAGTCCTCTTCATACAATTACATACTctctaaaattaaatttaagaaaaaagtaTTTTAAGTGGGCAATATTAGTCATCTTCTTAAAATACACcctaatattaaatttaaatcaatcgTACATCTTTTATGTCATTAGAGTAATTTTACTTTCAAATACAAATTCAGActtataaatttaatatatcaaacatataattaatcaatttaatatataattaattactttaaaaaaaaaactccaaaaagCCATCTGCTTAGCCTCAACCTCATACTAGATCCTTTAACAAGGAAAAGCACAATCTTTAGACCTTTATCCCAAAAAGATACATAAATTAACCTAGACTACGACGtgcaaagaaaatgaagaacttGTGACATCTTCATTCCGGTGTCAAATATATGTCGTTGAAATTGACGAGCAATACCAATAAAATAGAGCAAAATACTAGTTCATTGAACTTCAATAAACGAAAAATAGAAACATCTACTAGAACTAAAGCATAAAGATAAAACCCAAAATGCCAAAAACCAGAGGAAACCAAAATGCCACATTATATCTAAACATTTTCTCCTTCATATCATTCCTTCCTTCCTACTCCATATTCTTCTTGAGAAACACACTTGTTAAAACTGTCTTGCACTGCAGAGAAGCCTTAAGCAACTTAACACCCTAAAAGAAAATACAAGAAAAAAACATTATTCAATGAAACAAATCAAAACATTGAATAGTCTTAGAAAATGaaactgaaaaataaaaatttacctACTTTTGTTTAAATTGTGCAAAACTCTAATCACAATCGTGACTTGAAAAATAAAACATCAATGTTACATAACGCATGTTATGATAAAAAGTCACAAGAAATGTGACAATTATCACTGACATTTAGTACTTAATTGCAAAAATAAAAGGCCATGACATCATACCTCATCCATCCCCAACTCGACCACCTTCTCGTGCAAGGAACCAACCTCTCTGATATTGAACTTGTTAAGTAATGTAATACTTGAAATGGTTGACATTGGCTCAATGACCAAATCGTCCATCACCATGAAAGTAACAATTTCTTTCACAAACCCACCCTTGATGGAAATTCCCTTATCAGGAAGGTTCTTTCCAACACAATGTAGTTGAGTGTTCATAATTCGACCACATTGCTGAGGACACGGAATGTTCTTATCATATGTTACATAATTAGAACAGCGTCCCGGGCACATGAAGAGGGAGGATCCTTGAGTGTCTCCAGCACCGGCATCATTTGCAGGAAGAAGGCCAGCGATTTCAGATGAAGTGAGGGGAGCTTTTGGTTTTAAGAGAACATCCTTATCCTGGGATGGTACCATGTAGTCAGTATTGAGATTTGCAACACTCTGGTACAGATTTCCTAAGCTACCCACCATGCCTTTCTCATTGAGGAGCCTGACCACAGTTCCAACAGGGAGGCAGAGCAAGTTGAAGAGAAAGTCAATGACGGGTTTGGAAGCTTCAGCAAAGAGAACTTTCTGATTCTTTGAGTCAATCAGAAGTTTCATTGTTACTTTGGTGGAAGTAGAAGAAGAAGTCATATTGAAAGATAGATATATCAGAATTGTTCTTGCTAAGTGTACATTCGAGGCTATTATGTTCAACCCCTTTATAGGCGCATGGAGATTAAAGGGGTTAACGTTTGCACAATTAATTAAATGGTGGGAGATACAACTAAATTGATATTTCATTAATAATAGTAATTAAGATCTTGGAATGTGGAAGGTTTGGCTCAGGCCTTAGGATTGGAATGTGGGAGGTTTTCTTGGGTTCCCCTTTCTAAACTCTCTGGATAAGTGCATATTTATTGCCAAACCAACTTTGGGCACACGGTGCCAGACAAAGCAAATTAAGCATGATggcttttttttgaacgtagcATGATGgctaaaagtttttttttataagcatgatGATGGCTAAAAGTAGAAAAAAAGAGAACAATTTACTACTATTAAAAAATGAGCTGATACCCAAATGACTTAAATGATTTTATTGGACTCTATAGAATTGTTATTTGTAGTGTTATTATTACAGCTATAATTTCTCATTCTAAGATCATTCACATAGTGGACATCCCTTGTAAGCACAGTTCTGGTACGGTTGAATTCAGACTTGTGTTAAGAATGGCTTTGTGAAAGAGATGATACCAAATTAAAACACATGAATCAATCAAACATATTAAAACCTCAGAATCATATCAAAAGACTTGTGTTTGTTAAAAGAAGACATAGCAGCACTTGTTAACAAACGCAAGTTTTGaagtttattaataaaaatgaattgAAAAAATAGAGTAATGCTAGATGGCTCGCTATAAATTCTTTGTTTTAAAGAGACTCGATATAAATTCAATGACACAACTATTTTTAATGTTCTCTTTCTAATTATGGGCGCCACTATTTTAAGAGTTTATTTTTTAAGTACTTGAAGATAGTTCTAGTGATAAGAGCTGATGACACATGGATTAAGAGGGAGAGGTTCAGAAATTAAATTATGAgaataatttatcttttcgatgtaaaataaaagaacttttttcaaaattatccaATTAGAATAAAAATATTAGGACAAAGAAGTAATCAGCGCAATTAACCCTTCATCCAAATCACTAACAGTCGGGAttattttcatgcattttattaaCGTTTGGGAATTATTACAATTATTTATAGTGATcgagaaaatataaaaatatgtaGTTTCACATTTATAATGGTAAGATCTTATAATGGTAAATTCCACTGCACAACCAGGCGAACTTTGAAgtataaatgtttaattaaatCTTTATATTAATTAAACCAATTGGACGCGCCATATATACACGCACAGAATCTCAGAACAAACTAGTTAATTcattgaaaataataaaaatattcattCGGAATAAAGAAGCAAAAAGATGTAACCCAACATAGAAGAAACCAAAATGAGATGTTCTTCTAAAACATAAACAAGAATTTCTCCGTCATAGCACTTTCTTCCTATTCAAAATTATTCTTGACGAATACACTTGTCAGAACAGTCTTGGACTGCAGAGAAGCCTTAAGAATCTTGATACcctgaaaaaaaattacaaaaagggCATTTTTCAATGAAACAAATTAGTATCTCCAATAACATATTAAAAAGAAGCCTATTACTTGACATGCATGCTTTTGTTTAAGAAACACTCTACTAAAAGAATATATAAAACTATAACATACCTCATCCATGCCCAAGTGAACCACCTTTTCTTGCAAGGCACCAACATCTTTGCCATTGGACTTACTAAGTAATATATTAATGTTTGATATTGACATGGGCTCAATGACTAAATCGTCCATGACCATGTAAGGTATCATCTCTTTCACAAACCCATTCTTAATGGAACTTCCCATATCATTAGCAACCTTCTTTCCCACATAACTTACTCCATTGTTCATAGTTCCCGAGCAATAAGCACAACGACTTGTGCTATCATATGTCACTGTATAGTGACAACGACTCAGGCACATGAAGAGCGAGGGTCCAATGATATCTTTAGCTGCCTCATCGTTTGTAGGAAGAAGGCCAGCGATTTCAGATGAAGAGATGAGAGCTTTTGGCTTTAACAGAACATCCTTACCTTGGTTTGGAACCATGTAGTTGTCGCCGAGATTTGCAACACTCTGGTAGAGATTTCCTAAGCTACCCACCATGCCTCTCTCGTTGAGGAACCTGACCACAGTTCCTATAGGGAGACAGAGCAAGTTGAAGAGAAAGTCAATGACAGGTTTGGATGCTTCAGCAAAGAGAACTTTCTGATTCTTTGTGTCTATCAAAAGTTTCATCGTCACTTTAGTGGAAGTAGAAGAAGAAGTCATATTGAAAGATAGATATCAGAATTGCTCTTGCTATGTGTACATTAGAGGCTATTATGTTCAATTTATTTATAGGCGCAGATTAAAGGGGTTACTGTTGCACAATTAAATAGGGCAGGTGCAACTAAATTGAGTATTTAATAGTTGTAGACTTGTAGTAGTAGTAATTAAGAGCTTGGAATGTGGAAGGTTCCAAAGCTCAGGCCTTAGCATTGAAAATTTGGAATGTGGAAGGTTTCCTTGGGTTCCCCTGCCGAAACTCTCTCGATAAGTGGATATTAATTTGGGCACAAGGtgcaagaaaataaatttttactttatttatatttcttatatcagtatttcaaattttttttacaaatggaTATTAACACATATTCTAACAATTtaacaaatacttttttttttttttacataggaAAACTAACAGCAAAACTACAAAGTAACTAAATCCTGTTGAAGAAGGGAAAACACTTCGTCAGGAGGAGAAACTAAATCAACAACAGCGCACTGTAACCTTACTCCCATGCCAGCTAAGTAATTTGCCGGAGCATTTCCTTCACGAGGAACATAGCCAATCTTGATCTCCCAATTTCTggcaagaagaagatgaatgtcCGTTAATAAGCTACCATAACGATGACATTCAATGACTCGCTTCCCAATCATCTTAACCACCTCTAGACAATCCATCCCACAAATAATTTTCCTAAAATTGAACATTTCaaacatttatttatttgtatttATGTTATTAGTATTTATACACATCAGAGTAGTTTTTTACAAGCTCAAGCATCACAATTCCATTAAATTTGCATTTAGAAACAACACATAAAGAGACTAGTGAACCAAAATTATTTATTgaataattaacaataacttaCAATATGACTATTGTCAATTCACAAGAGCTCTAACATTCATTAACCTGTAGCTGACAAAGAGTTGAACATCAAGTAAGAATTCTAGCACATCAGCCAGGCGTAGTAG is a window of Lotus japonicus ecotype B-129 chromosome 5, LjGifu_v1.2 DNA encoding:
- the LOC130720033 gene encoding uncharacterized protein LOC130720033, which gives rise to MKLLIDSKNQKVLFAEASKPVIDFLFNLLCLPVGTVVRLLNEKGMVGSLGNLYQSVANLNTDYMVPSQDKDVLLKPKAPLTSSEIAGLLPANDAGAGDTQGSSLFMCPGRCSNYVTYDKNIPCPQQCGRIMNTQLHCVGKNLPDKGISIKGGFVKEIVTFMVMDDLVIEPMSTISSITLLNKFNIREVGSLHEKVVELGMDEGVKLLKASLQCKTVLTSVFLKKNME
- the LOC130720034 gene encoding uncharacterized protein LOC130720034, yielding MKLLIDTKNQKVLFAEASKPVIDFLFNLLCLPIGTVVRFLNERGMVGSLGNLYQSVANLGDNYMVPNQGKDVLLKPKALISSSEIAGLLPTNDEAAKDIIGPSLFMCLSRCHYTVTYDSTSRCAYCSGTMNNGVSYVGKKVANDMGSSIKNGFVKEMIPYMVMDDLVIEPMSISNINILLSKSNGKDVGALQEKVVHLGMDEGIKILKASLQSKTVLTSVFVKNNFE